From the genome of Colletotrichum higginsianum IMI 349063 chromosome 4, whole genome shotgun sequence, one region includes:
- a CDS encoding GDSL-like Lipase/Acylhydrolase: protein MSNRKDHGLKQHGLSDDAVEAGHDFIHDAEVEEERRHSGDQNTMPSLASQQKKGVNLEGMHPSEPAGKEKTSKKA, encoded by the exons ATGTCGAATAGGAAAGACCACGGCCTGAAGCAGCACGGCCTGTCGGACGACGCCGTGGAGGCCGGGCACGACTTCATTcacgacgccgaggtggaggaggagagg AGACACAGTGGAGACCAGAACACGATGCCCTCGCTGGCCTCGCAGCAGAAGAAAGGCGTGAACCTCGAGGGAATGCACCCGAGCGAGCCGGCGGGAAAGGAGAAGACGAGCAAGAAAGCCTAG